The Deinococcus aerolatus DNA window CGCGAAATGATTAAAGTCCCACTGGAATTTATTGAGCGCCTTGCGGACGCACTCTGCTACGCCGCCTGAGACGCCTTGATGGCCAAAGTCGAGCTCAGAGCGTGCTGAGCATCTGCAACTGGTGGATTTTGAAGGCCGTCCCATGGCGAAGACGGCCCTGGTTGAGTTGAGACGCGAGTTGCGCAAAGAACGCCAGCAGCGAGAGGGACCCGCAGACGTCCGGCTGCTGAACAGCGTCTCCCCCCAGACCTACAACCAATTCACGCGCTATTTCGACGAGGCTATGGAGAGTGCGGCCAGCATTGGGGCGGTTGGCACCGAGGCGATTGCCTCTGATGCCTACGACATTCAGGCGGACGGTCGACGCCACTCGAATCTCCGGACGCTGTATGTGCTGTTTCAGCGGGGGCTATCTCCGACCTATCAGTCTGTCCAGAACTCTCCCCGCTACTACACCCGCGGGGTCAGTCTGTCTCAGCTTTCCCCGAAGGTCCGGCAGGCGCTTTTCGGGGGAGCGTGGCATCTGGATCTGGCAGCGGCGCAGTTGGCCATTCTGGCGCAGCTTTGGAAGCTGCCGAACTGGCAGAGGATTCTGGAGTCGGCCGTGCATGGGCATCAGTCCTCACGGATAGAGGTGTGGGTGCCGCTGCTGCGGGCTGTGGGCCTGGAAGGGCTGGAGCACAAGCGGGCCTTCAAGACACTGGTGTACTCGGCGGCGTACGGAATGAGCCGGAGGAATCTCCTGAAAAAGGCGGCAGAGGCCTTCGGCGAGGAGCGTGCGGCCGCATTGTTCAAGACGTCTTTGATGCGTGAGTTGCTGGTTGGACGCACCAAGCGGATGACACGGCTCATGGACGAGGGAGGCATCAAGGATCCTATCAGCGGCACATTCATAACCCTGGAGAGCAGGGAGAAAATCTCAAAACCAACCGACCCATTGAAATCAGCCCGGCACTTGAATGCGACCGTACGGTCCCTGATGGCCTATGAGGCTCAGGCGGTCGAACTGGATTTGATGCAGCCTGTGCTGGACCGCATGCGCAAGGATGCCCGGTTCCGGGTGGTCCTGTGGCTGCACGACGGCTGCTATATCACCACGGGCTCAGTAGCTGACAACTTCGTTTTTAGTCGTCCCAGACGACGGGAAGGCCACCTTCCGGTCTGTCCCTCGACAGCAACGAGAAATGGCGGTGTGTTGAGGTATGAAGCCACCAAAATCCGCCGCCTCACAAGCTACTGAACTCACGGCCCATTTCAAAGCCTGCGTGCCCTCGCTGCGTATCGACACGCATCAGCGTGCCGTCGACGTTGTTCTGGTCATGATCATGGCCCAGAGCGTCAACCAGCGCGATCTCGGTCTGCATCTCCCTGGCACCAGTTCTCCTGAAGCCAAGAAGCGGCGCGTGGAACGCGCCGTCCACGATGAGCAACTCACGGCTCAGGTCTTCCTGGCCCTGCTGCTGGTTCATCTTCCCCCAGGCAAGATTCTGATGAGCGTGGACCGCACGACCTGGGAACACGGGGATTCGCCGCTTAACCTCCTGGTCCTGGGTGCGGTGGTCCACGGCTTTACGATTCCGCTGGTCTGGGTGGCCCTGGATCACACGGGCAACAGCGACACCAGGGCACGCATGTGGCTGGTGTTGCGACTGCTGGAGGCCCTTCCAGCGCGACGCTGGAAGGGCCTGGTGGCGGACCGGGAGTTCATCGGGGCCGAGTGGTTCCGCTTTCTGCGCCGGAAAGGGATTCGCCGGGCCATTCGGATTCGAAAAGACACCGTCCTAGACGAACTATCAGCGGGCGAGTGGTTCCGGGAGCTGCAACCCGGTCAGTTCCGGATGATTGCGGAGCGGACCGAGGTTTTTGGTGAACTTATGCGGGTGGTGGCCACCAGGTCACCCGCGGGTGACCTAGTGATCATCGCAACGGATTTTCACGTGTGGGAAACGTGGCAGCTGTACAAGCTTCGCTGGACCATCGAGTCCACGTTTGGCTCGCAAAAGTCGCGGGGCTTCGATTTGGAGCGGACCGGAGTCACGGACCCCACACGGTTGGAGCGGCTGTTCGGTCTGGTGACCATGGCCTGGTTGGCCTGCCTGCGGGTGGGCGTCTGGCGGCATGAAACCAAACCGATCCGGGTGCTGGCCCATGGCCGCTAGGCCATGAGCCTCGTGCGCTACGGCTCGGAAGAACTGCGCCATGTGCTGCGGTGGGTCCCCGAGAGACTCGGCGAGATACTACGCGTCTTGATACGCCCTTTTCCCGAACTGAGACAACCGGAAACCGAAGTTGTCAGCTACTGAACACCACGGGGCATGATGAAGTGACAGAGCAAAAGCAAATCGAGCGGGTGGTGCGCGAGGTCAACGCGCGGGCGGCCAAGGCTGGGATCGCCACCGTCCTGACCTACGAGAAGCTGACCTAGTGAACCGAGATGGTGGAGTTCAAAGGAAAGAGAGATTGGAGTGGCAGGGTGGGCACACAGGAAGGGCGACGCGCCCTGTCGGGCACCTCCCTCTATAGAGGGCGCATCGAAAACGAAAAAACACCGTGCTGGAGCGACTTTTCGTCAATTTGAAAAAGGAAAAATGTGAGATTTTGGCCGACCTGCCCCTTTGATGTTTTGCTCTACCAGCGTGAAAAGGCCATGCTGAAGGTGGAGTCAGTCACCCAGGGCCAGGATCTCGGCTCGTCTCTGCGTGACACGACCTTCCAACTTCAGAAAGACGATGGCGGCGGCAAAGCCTAACCCAGCCACCACGAGCCACATTGGTGCCGCGCCCAACCGGGCCAGCAGCACGCCGCCGAGCAGGGGCGCGATCAGGGTGGCCAGACCGCTCATGCTGCCGACGATCCCGATGTAGGTGCCGCGCTGGCCTGACGCGGCCAACTCGCTGATGATCGTCTTGCTGATGCTGTAGGCCAAAATTTCTCCCAGCGTCCAGACGGCCACGGCCAGCACATGCACTGCGAAGGTCTGTGCGGCGGCGTGGATCAGGAAATCCGCACCCAGCAGCGCCTGCCAACGGGGATGGCCCGGAGTGCTGATGGAGTGGCCTGGCGGCAAGCCCAGCAGGATAATCATCACGCCGTTGATGCTCATGACCTGTCCGTATTGCACCGCGCTGTAGCCCTGCTGTGCGAAGACCAGGGCCAGCGCACGTCATGCCGTAGAGCAGGCTGAGCACGCAAGCCACCACACGCTCCATCCGCTAATCCGGGACGTGCTGCCGTATACCTATGGACGCGTCAACTTCTGTAAGTTGTGGATTGGTGATAGGCCGCTGCACGGTGCTGACGGGTTATGAGCGCGTGCTGCTCCTCACCATCCAAGGCCCCTGAGAGCCCTCTGAATCACACGACGATTCGTTTGAAATCGCCCTGCTCGTCGCGTGCGGGAAGTTGGGCGTACATCAGTTCACGGCTGACCACCTCGGCCACCGCCTGGCCCAGCTCCTCGGCGCTTCGGTGCTCACTTGGGAGAGGTTCGGCCACCACGTCGAAACCGCGCTCAGCGTCCACGTCCTGAAAGCGGACCGAGACGTGAAAAGCATGACCACTCACCTCCGGCATGATGTTCAACCCCTCTCGGCCGTGCTTGTGGGTGTCAAAGGCTGATTCGAAGTTGGAGGTCCATGTTTGTAGTCTCGTCCGAGGACAAGGGTGTAGTCTGCCCGGCCATCTTTACATAGGGTTGAGCGTCGAACTCCATCACGTGGGGCGCTCCCGAAAGCGCCAGTCCGGTCGTGGCGGTGACGTCGCCTCTTTTCACTTCCGCAGGGGCTCTTCAATGTCGAAGGTGGGCAGGACGTGGTGGTTTGGCTGTACAAGAGCAGTCCTCAGACTTACACCGTGTCCGAAGTCGGGCCTTTGAAGGGGTGCTGTGGTGGTGAGATGGTCATTGCGGCTGGGCAGAGTCGTTCAAGATCTGCTGGTGAGCAACTTTGTGGTCAGCCTACTGGGGGACAACCTGTGAACCCCTTGGCGAAGAGCAACCGTGGCCGTCTCTCTATGTCTATAGATAAATTCTACGCTACGATTTTGCCATGTCCGAATCCTGCCCTCTGCTGATTCTCAGTGTGCCCGCAGGCCACGAGATAGACCCACAGGCCTGGGAAATCCTGAAAGTACACGCCGGGGAGAACTACGGCGCTGGCGTGGTGCTGGCGGCTGCAGCGTTTCTACGGGCGGAACCTCCGATGCTGATGGGCGATTGGAGAGCTTCAAGGGCCGAGGTGCTGAGGGACCTCACTCCCCTGATCGAGTCGGCCTTCTTCAATCTGGACTGGCTCGAAGCCGCGATGTAAGCATCAGGTGGTCACGGCGGTTCGCTCCGCCACGGCCAGCACATCTTTCGGATTCAAGACGCCCTTGAACCAGACCAGGCGGTCCCCGAACTCACTGGGGTTCACGCCCGCCTTCTCCAGATTGAGCCGCTCGGAGACGCAGACGATCAGATCGGTCCGGCCCGACTTTTTGAGCAAAGCGAACTTCTTCTTCAAATACTCGGGCCGCCAGTACCCCACGATCTCGACAAGCACGCTGCGTTCCCCGTGGACCAGCCGGAAATCGGGGAGGATCACGCCGCCCGGGACTGAGACCAGGTCCACCTCGCGTTCGAGTTGCCAGGGCGTGTCCAGCTTCGCGAAACGCTCGGCGAAACCTGACTCCAGGGCACTGTCGTGTTCCTCGGGGGCCTTGTAGTGGCTGACGTAACCGTCCTCGCTGGTGAGCTGGAAAGACCATTCGTCGTCCTTGGGGTCCACCCAGGCCAGATCCCGGCGGGGCTTGAGGGCGGCGCTCAGGTCCCACTTGGTGACGTGGAGGAGGGCAGGCAGGAATTTAGCCATCGCCAGGCCGTAGCGCGTGTTGCTGGAGAACAATGACGTCGGGCCGTCCAGGGTCAGGGTGAAGCCGTAGTTGGCGTCCCCTTCCACCGTCACCATCAGCCCGAAGAACTTGAGGTATTTCAGCAGTTGCTTGTAGCGGGCGGGTTCGTTGCGCCGGGCGGTGATCACCAGCTGGAAGGCGCGGTACAGCGCGCCCTGGGCCTGTGCGAGATCCCAGCGCTGGATGAGTTGCAGCGGCTCCAGGGGGTCAAACGCGATCAACGTCTGCTGGTCCGGTAAGTCGGCATACAGGGCGGTTGCGATGTCGTGCGGGTTCAGCGCAGCCTCGGTGGACAGGGCGCGGGCGGCCTGTTCCAGAACGGTGTTCGTCCGCTGGCGGCTGGGGGGTCCGTCCTGCGCCAGCGCAAAGACCTTCTCGCGCACCGCGGCCGGGGCCAGGCCACCCCCGGCCTCGAATTCCCCACGCTGGGTGAGCAGGTGGGCCAGACCGCGCACCACCCGGTAATCCGAGCGGCCCGCCTCCAGGTCCCGCAGCTCCTCATTGAGGTCCGCACGCCGCTTGCCGACATGGGCCCCGAAGACGGCAATCAGAGTCTCGGCCAGCTTGAGATTGTTGGTGGTGGGCTTCAGGCGGCGGGGCTCGAAGAGCCCCGCCTTGATCCGGAACATCAGCAGCTCAGTCGGGAGCATTGATGCTCTCCCAGGATGGAGTCCCCTGCGGCTGCCATTGTCCCTTTCTCTGCTGACTGACGCGTTCTTCGCTGGTGCCCTCGGTGATCACCTCGTACAGGGTGGCCTTCTTGCCCCTCGCTTTGCGAAGGATCCGCCCCAGACGCTGGATGTACTCGCGCTCGGTGGCGGTGCCCGAAAGCATCACCCCGACACTCGCCTCCGGCACATCCACGCCCTCGTTCAGGACCCGGCTGGTCACCAGGATGCGGTACGAGCCGTCCCGGAAGCGCTCGAGTGTGCTGTGCCGCTCTTTCGTCGGGGTCTGGTGCGTAATGCTCGGAATCAGGAACTCACGGCTGATCCGGTACACCGTGGCATTGTCGTCGGTGAAGATCAGCGTGCGCTCGTTCGGGTGGTTGACCAGAATCTCTTCCAGGACCCGGAGTTTCCCTTCGGTGCCGTACGCTAGGGAGCGGGCCTCGCGGTGGGCCAGCATGGCGGCCCGCCCCTGCGGAGAGCCGCTGGCCATAATGAACTGCTTCCAGCCGTCCAGAGAACCCAGCTTGATGCTGTTCAGGCGCAGGAAGTCATTCCGCTGCCGGATCAAGGTGTGGTAGCGGTCCTGCTCAGCGTGGCTGAGCCGGACCTTGATGATGATTTCGCGGTAGTCGGCTAGGGTGGTGCCCGCAAGATCTTCGGGACTGCAGGAATACACCACCGGGCCCAGCAGGGTCTCGAGGTCACGTTCCCGCCCATCACTGCGTTTCAGTGTGGCGCTGAGTCCCAGGCGGTACGGAGCCAGGCTCATCTCCGCGATGACGCGGGTGAAGTCAGAAGGCAGGTGGTGGCACTCGTCGCAGATCAGCAGCGCGTATTTGCCTGCCAAGTCCTCAGCGTGAATGACGGCCGAGTCGTAGGTAGATACGAGGATCGGCGTGTCGTCGTGGCTGCCGCCGCCCAGCAGGCCGACATTGACATCCGGGAAGGCCGCCAGGAGGCCTGAGTACCACTGCTGCAGCAGGTCCAGCGTTGGCACGCAGATCAACGCACTGCGGGGCGTGTCCCTCAACGCCAGCTGGGCCACCAGAGTCTTGCCCGAGCCCGTGGGCAACTCGGCAACCCCTCTCCGTCCCGCAGCCTTCCAGGCTTTCAAGGTCTCCGTCTGGTGGGCGTAGGGGCTGATCTCGCGGGCAAAGCCCAGATCCAGCTTCTGGAAATCGGCCGCCTCGTCCTTGAAGGTCAGTCCCGCGGCCCGCAGCCGCTCGACGATCTCGCGGTAGTCCTGGCCCCGGGCACGGTGGTTCTGACTCCTGGCGTCCCAGGTGAACAGCTCGGCCACCACCTCCGGCACCGCCTTCATCACCAGGGTGCCCCGGTCGAGGCGCAGCGGCGCAGTCATGCCCGCCATGCTAGCGGCCAGAAGAGAGACTGACCCTGCCCCTGACGCCAATCACTCGCAGGCGCGGCCGTCCCCATCGCGGTCCAGCTTGCGGCTGTAGCCGGGCTGGCCGATCAGGAGTGGCGCTTTGCCAGCCGCTCGCACCGCCGCGCAGTTCGGATACGTCACGGAACTGGGCGGCAGCGTGGGAATGGGGGTGGGCGCCCGGGGCACAGGCGATACAGGTGTCGCTGCACCTGGGCGGGTCTGGGGAGTTGTCCCGGTGCCCTTCTCGGTGTTCAAGGTGTACTTTCCACCGGGCTGCACGGTGACCGTCACCGTGCCGTTCAGATCCGTGCGGTAGATGGCTGCGCCCACGCCCTTGTACAGCGCCAGCGCTTCCGAGGTGGGATGGCCGTAGTTGTTGGGGCCAACGCCGATCACGACGTTGCGGGGGCGCACGGCCTTGAGCCACGCGGAGCTGTCCCCGTTCCTCGCCCCATGGTGAATGGATTTATACACGTCGATGGGGCCGAGTTTTGATGCCGGGTACGTCTTCAGCCAGCCCTGAGTCTCCGCTGTTTCGCTGTCGCCTGTCATGAGCGCCCGGAACGTGCCGTACTCGACGAGCAGGCCGACGCTGTTGAGGTTCTGATCGCCTCTGGGCATGCTGGGCGGCGGGGGCAGGACAGTCACCTTCACGCTGCCGAGGTTGATCACCCGGTCACTGGCCAGCAGACCCTGGGTGCCCGCGGCCTTGACCGATGCCGTCAGCTTGCCGAAGGTCTGGGTCGTCGCCGCGATGCCGTTATTCAGGAAGAACTTCGGCTTGAAGCGCTGGACCGCCGGGATCAGTCCTGTGATGTGGTCCGCGTCGCCGTGGCTGGCTGCCACCACCGCAAGACTCTTGACGCCGTACTGAGTCAGCAGCTCCGTCATGCGTTTCTCGCTGCGCCCGCCGTCGTACAGCAGGCTCTGGCCTTCAGGGGCGGTGATCAGCACCGCGTCCCCCTGGCCGACATCCAGAAAACGGAGGGTGAGCACGCCGGGCAAGGCGGTCTGGGCCAGAGCGCCTCCGCCCAGCAGCGCCGCCAGCAAGAGGAGGCGCCTCACAGCTCCAGGTCTCCATCAGGAGTTCTGACATTCAGGCCGTCGAGCGTCCGCTGGCCCAGGGCATGACGTCGGTCCGTCTCCTCGTGGTCCACCTTGAGGTTCACGTCGCCGCCCTGAACGTCGAGGCGGACGACGTCGCCTTCCTTGACCCCTTTGGGCAGACTTGCCAGGCGCCAGTCCTCGGTGGTGCCGTCCGGCAGTTCCACCCGCGCCATCTTCCCCTCGATGCCGTCAACGGTGACGTAGCTGATGCCAGGGTCCTCGTTACGCTGCTCAGGTGACATGTCCCACGCTAGCGCACGCAGGATGCCCGGTTGACGTCGAGTGTCGCCCCAGTCACGTGCCCCACGAGAGCAGAGGCCAGCACATCTCCCAGGGAGAATGCACAGGCCCGGTCCGCGGCGTGCTCATTCCGGCAAAGTGCAGCCAGCCCAGGGCGGACCAGCTGGGGGCTGCGCGAGGCTCCAGACGCGCGTCCCGGCTCGCCCTTCAAACCCATCATGCAGGTAAGCATGCAGGTCTCAATGCCAGGTCATTCCCAAACACCTGCTTAAAGTGTGTCCCAGACGCTTTCGCCTCGCCAACAGGAGCATCGGGGCGCATGATTTGACAGGAGGTGCATACCGCCCTATATTGAAGGAATCAAAGCGGCCTCTTGGGCCGCTTTTTCCGTATCTTGGTGCGGCCTCATCCTGACGCTGCCCTCTACCTGCTGTCTGATCCTCACCGATCTGGTCTGGGGCATGTGGTCGATGGCCTCCTGGGCTGGCCAGGGGAGGCGGTCCGAAGCCCACCGCATCCCTCGGGAACTTGTGCCCGGAAGTTTGCAGAACGACGCACCGCGGCGGTCAGCATGGGCCGCACATGTGACACCGCCGTCAAAGGCATGAGGCTAAGCTGGACGCATCCATGATTGTCAAAGAGCATCAGGCGCCGCCCACCAGTGACAAGTTCCAGCGCGCCGGGGACGACGCAGAGAGGCAGATGGCGTTCTACCTGCGCCGCGCCTACGGCAGTGACCCCGACGTGCATGTGTTTCACAACCTCCGCTTCGAGAAGGGTGAAGACGCCGCCCAGATCGATCACCTGATCCTCCACCGCAGCGGCGCCGTCATCGTCGAGAGCAAGAGCGTCACCAGCGCCGTGCGGATCAACGAGAGAGAGGAGTGGTCCCGGCAGTGGAACGGCCGCTGGACAGGCATGCCCTCTCCGGTCTTGCAGGCCAGACGCCAGGCTGATTTCCTGCGCTCCCTGCTGGAGGCCCACCGGGAGGAGTTGCTCGGCAAGTTTCTCTTCGGGTTCAAGCAGAAGAGCTTCCGGGCTTTTGTCATTGACGTGGTGGTGGCCATCAGTGACCAGGGCGTCGTGCAGCATGACGGGAAGCTGTCGGATGTGCGCAAGGCGGACCAAGTGCCTGACCGGGTGAGAGAGCTCATAGCAGACCACGTTCAGCTGGCCAAGGTCTTCAGCAAGGATCCTCGGTCGGACACCTGGGGAGTCACGGTCACGCCAGAAGAGCTTGTCCGTGTCAGCGCATTTTTAAGGGCCAGGGACACGCCCCGTCGTCAACAGGGGAGACCAACCTCCCCGGCGCCAGCCACCCCTCTCTCACCTGCGCAGGTGGCCCCCACGGGGAGACATGTGGCCCCGGCACCGGAGGTTTTCCCTGCAAAGGTGGTCAGCGTCGATGCTTCTCCACTATCCACAGCGGTGGCTGCATCCAATCTATCGGCCGTCACCTGCCGACATTGCCAGGGCACAGGTGTCGAGGTGGCCTACGGCAAATATGGGTACTACGTCAAATGTCTCGAGTGTGAGGGCAACACGCGGATTCAACTGACCTGCCCGACGTGCGAGGGGAAGGCCAAACTTCGCAAGGCGGGGGCCGAGTTCTTCGCAGAGTGCGCGGAATGTCAGACCAGCTCCCTCTATCACCGGAACCAGCCTGTTAGTCGTGTTTGAACCAGACCGCCCTGCTCCACGCGTGGAATCTGGCAGAGGAAAGTGGGTCGTGGAAGGCGCGGCGCTCTCTTGGAGGGAGGAAGATGGATGATGGCCGCGCGATCCTCGC harbors:
- a CDS encoding DUF790 family protein, encoding MLPTELLMFRIKAGLFEPRRLKPTTNNLKLAETLIAVFGAHVGKRRADLNEELRDLEAGRSDYRVVRGLAHLLTQRGEFEAGGGLAPAAVREKVFALAQDGPPSRQRTNTVLEQAARALSTEAALNPHDIATALYADLPDQQTLIAFDPLEPLQLIQRWDLAQAQGALYRAFQLVITARRNEPARYKQLLKYLKFFGLMVTVEGDANYGFTLTLDGPTSLFSSNTRYGLAMAKFLPALLHVTKWDLSAALKPRRDLAWVDPKDDEWSFQLTSEDGYVSHYKAPEEHDSALESGFAERFAKLDTPWQLEREVDLVSVPGGVILPDFRLVHGERSVLVEIVGYWRPEYLKKKFALLKKSGRTDLIVCVSERLNLEKAGVNPSEFGDRLVWFKGVLNPKDVLAVAERTAVTT
- a CDS encoding MFS transporter, with the protein product MALVFAQQGYSAVQYGQVMSINGVMIILLGLPPGHSISTPGHPRWQALLGADFLIHAAAQTFAVHVLAVAVWTLGEILAYSISKTIISELAASGQRGTYIGIVGSMSGLATLIAPLLGGVLLARLGAAPMWLVVAGLGFAAAIVFLKLEGRVTQRRAEILALGD
- a CDS encoding excalibur calcium-binding domain-containing protein, with amino-acid sequence MRRLLLLAALLGGGALAQTALPGVLTLRFLDVGQGDAVLITAPEGQSLLYDGGRSEKRMTELLTQYGVKSLAVVAASHGDADHITGLIPAVQRFKPKFFLNNGIAATTQTFGKLTASVKAAGTQGLLASDRVINLGSVKVTVLPPPPSMPRGDQNLNSVGLLVEYGTFRALMTGDSETAETQGWLKTYPASKLGPIDVYKSIHHGARNGDSSAWLKAVRPRNVVIGVGPNNYGHPTSEALALYKGVGAAIYRTDLNGTVTVTVQPGGKYTLNTEKGTGTTPQTRPGAATPVSPVPRAPTPIPTLPPSSVTYPNCAAVRAAGKAPLLIGQPGYSRKLDRDGDGRACE
- a CDS encoding nuclease-related domain-containing protein yields the protein MIVKEHQAPPTSDKFQRAGDDAERQMAFYLRRAYGSDPDVHVFHNLRFEKGEDAAQIDHLILHRSGAVIVESKSVTSAVRINEREEWSRQWNGRWTGMPSPVLQARRQADFLRSLLEAHREELLGKFLFGFKQKSFRAFVIDVVVAISDQGVVQHDGKLSDVRKADQVPDRVRELIADHVQLAKVFSKDPRSDTWGVTVTPEELVRVSAFLRARDTPRRQQGRPTSPAPATPLSPAQVAPTGRHVAPAPEVFPAKVVSVDASPLSTAVAASNLSAVTCRHCQGTGVEVAYGKYGYYVKCLECEGNTRIQLTCPTCEGKAKLRKAGAEFFAECAECQTSSLYHRNQPVSRV
- a CDS encoding DUF3006 domain-containing protein, with protein sequence MSPEQRNEDPGISYVTVDGIEGKMARVELPDGTTEDWRLASLPKGVKEGDVVRLDVQGGDVNLKVDHEETDRRHALGQRTLDGLNVRTPDGDLEL
- a CDS encoding DEAD/DEAH box helicase family protein, which codes for MTAPLRLDRGTLVMKAVPEVVAELFTWDARSQNHRARGQDYREIVERLRAAGLTFKDEAADFQKLDLGFAREISPYAHQTETLKAWKAAGRRGVAELPTGSGKTLVAQLALRDTPRSALICVPTLDLLQQWYSGLLAAFPDVNVGLLGGGSHDDTPILVSTYDSAVIHAEDLAGKYALLICDECHHLPSDFTRVIAEMSLAPYRLGLSATLKRSDGRERDLETLLGPVVYSCSPEDLAGTTLADYREIIIKVRLSHAEQDRYHTLIRQRNDFLRLNSIKLGSLDGWKQFIMASGSPQGRAAMLAHREARSLAYGTEGKLRVLEEILVNHPNERTLIFTDDNATVYRISREFLIPSITHQTPTKERHSTLERFRDGSYRILVTSRVLNEGVDVPEASVGVMLSGTATEREYIQRLGRILRKARGKKATLYEVITEGTSEERVSQQRKGQWQPQGTPSWESINAPD